The following proteins come from a genomic window of Candidatus Bipolaricaulis sibiricus:
- a CDS encoding Thiol peroxidase, Bcp-type has product MSPFQVAPGFTLPSAAGGEVALRDLRGRYAVLYFYPRAGTPGCTQEAGEFHRRGPQFAELEARVVGISPDPLSALRRFAGQHGLSQTLLSDSDRTVARAYGAITPQGRIQRSTFLIDRAGVVRWQWPRVKVAGHADDVLATLRALHAADNGLNPLILARRAYRALSEQPVSKPALERLVEAAHLAPSCFNNQPWRFVVAQGEVLERVKAALPGGNYWAKRAPAILALCSHRDLDCKLSDGRDYFLFGCGMATGMLMIQATQMGLVAHPIAGYDPLAVKVALGIPADYTLITLIVVGKPGDVGTLSDKHREIELGPRDRKPLPTVLGWDRFGDSEHTEGT; this is encoded by the coding sequence ATGAGCCCGTTCCAGGTTGCCCCGGGTTTCACGCTGCCGTCCGCTGCAGGCGGGGAGGTTGCACTTCGCGACCTGCGCGGCCGGTACGCTGTGCTGTACTTCTACCCTCGGGCTGGCACGCCGGGCTGTACCCAGGAGGCCGGGGAGTTCCACCGGCGCGGACCCCAGTTTGCCGAGCTGGAAGCGCGCGTCGTGGGGATCTCCCCTGATCCTCTTTCGGCGCTGCGGCGGTTCGCCGGTCAGCACGGGCTTTCTCAGACCCTCCTCTCCGATTCCGACCGAACCGTTGCCCGGGCCTACGGGGCGATCACTCCCCAGGGACGGATCCAACGTTCGACGTTCCTGATTGACCGTGCAGGGGTGGTCCGCTGGCAGTGGCCCCGAGTGAAGGTTGCGGGACACGCCGACGACGTCCTTGCCACGCTGCGGGCGCTCCATGCTGCGGACAACGGCCTGAACCCGCTCATCCTGGCCCGGCGGGCGTACCGAGCCTTGTCTGAGCAACCGGTTTCGAAGCCCGCGCTGGAACGACTCGTCGAAGCTGCACACCTCGCTCCGTCGTGTTTCAACAACCAGCCGTGGCGGTTTGTGGTTGCCCAGGGTGAGGTTCTGGAGCGGGTGAAGGCGGCCCTTCCCGGAGGGAACTACTGGGCGAAGCGTGCTCCTGCGATCCTTGCCTTGTGCTCGCACCGTGATCTCGACTGCAAGCTCTCGGATGGGCGGGACTACTTCTTGTTTGGCTGTGGGATGGCCACAGGGATGCTCATGATCCAAGCGACCCAGATGGGGTTGGTTGCCCACCCCATCGCGGGCTACGACCCGCTGGCGGTCAAGGTGGCGCTGGGGATTCCTGCGGACTACACCCTCATCACGTTGATCGTGGTCGGCAAGCCCGGTGACGTGGGCACCCTGAGCGACAAGCACCGTGAGATCGAGCTCGGGCCACGGGACCGCAAGCCCTTGCCGACGGTCCTGGGGTGGGATAGGTTCGGGGACTCGGAACACACGGAGGGTACATGA